The stretch of DNA GGGGTGGAAAATGGACAGAGCAAGGCGTTAAGGCGGTCGTCACAAATCCCGCATGGTGGGGCGGAAGGATTCTCAACGGAGAACTAGTGATGGACCCAAAGACGGACGAACCGAAAATCGGAGAATGGGAGCACGCCTCAGAAGAGGACGAATGTACGTACGAGATGTGGAAAAGCATCATGTCTGACGTAAACGCAAAGCGCCTACATAGGGGAATGAGGGTCGAGGCAAACTCACAGCAAGCAAGCGAGCAACTTCGCTCCCGCGTCTACCACTATTCGGGGGTCCTCAGGTGCGGGCGCATAAACGACCTTGTGGAAGTGTGCTACGAGAAACTCAGCGGGAACAAGGCATCAGGGAAGAACGCTAAGTACGGCGACTATTACCGCTGCGGAAGCCCAAATTGCAGAGGAGTAGGCCGAAGGGTAGCCCCAGTAGATAAATATCTGACGGGATTGCTTCTCGCGTATCTCGACAAGCATTTTGCGGGAACGCCCGTAAAAATGACACCTTGGCGAGGGGCAGAGAAGCTAGCCAACCTCCGCAGGCAGCGGAAGGAAATCAAGTACTCAGTATCGGAAGGGGAGGCCGAATGGTCAGACGTGCACGATATGATCACTCGCTTGGATCGGAACATTAAGGCACTAGAAGAGGACGAAAGGGAGCACCTTAGAGCCGAAAGGAAACGCAATCTACTCCGTGGTTGGAGCCGTCAGAAATGGGAGACGATGGAGCTTGCCGACAAGCGTGAAGTCATCGCGCAAGTATTCACGTCCGTAGTCGTGATGCCAATCCCCGAAGGGGTGAGTGATAAAGCACCATTCGACCCCAAGCTGCTCAAGGT from Streptomyces sp. BA2 encodes:
- a CDS encoding recombinase family protein, yielding MIDTRNPSRPSKTFSRSYVAPALQAHMDAGGTVEEWLAGRVPIASMARISADRLKGDAIGIARQHKHNTRNADLYNCAVVIHYEDNNLTAAKREVKRPAFLQMVKDITHGHEEETGIPIRGCVAVERERVYRLPRDFVAFQDALVMTGDGVFIEDKQLLDLVNDDGNIISGLVTSGTGESEVKKIRKRTARNAIDRAEEGKAYGGPRRFGWLGASKDPHRIGNKWINREEWTHLIGMIKMRYRGVSWRRITGDINRKRVLTARGGKWTEQGVKAVVTNPAWWGGRILNGELVMDPKTDEPKIGEWEHASEEDECTYEMWKSIMSDVNAKRLHRGMRVEANSQQASEQLRSRVYHYSGVLRCGRINDLVEVCYEKLSGNKASGKNAKYGDYYRCGSPNCRGVGRRVAPVDKYLTGLLLAYLDKHFAGTPVKMTPWRGAEKLANLRRQRKEIKYSVSEGEAEWSDVHDMITRLDRNIKALEEDEREHLRAERKRNLLRGWSRQKWETMELADKREVIAQVFTSVVVMPIPEGVSDKAPFDPKLLKVSWRKERKETKDQDHTPAA